In one window of Solanum pennellii chromosome 2, SPENNV200 DNA:
- the LOC107008775 gene encoding protein GRAVITROPIC IN THE LIGHT 1, with protein MESVRPAPAPSKSRLAKTFQRVIHRKNSSKPFSSNGFCLLIPQEKLRCCESQHFDKEEIEECKEHTKNRAVMEAFVAKLFATISSVKAAYAELQLAQFPYDSEAIQVADQAVVDELKALSELKHSYIKKQIDSSPPHVTLMLAEIQEQQSVMKTYEITMKKMQGEIESKGYNISSLQKELQETIHNNRSLERKLNASGSFSILDNVKFSDVNPKDFIMVLHYAMRSIRNFVKFLIREMESANWDIDAATKSIQNGVTFHKSNHRAFAFESFVCREIFSGFNEPTFSVQNDDSLFAGVIQRRNFFFDQFKKLKSVNVTPFLKQNPSSLFGKFLKAKYLHLVHPKMEFSFSGNLNQRKLVNSGEFPETEFFKVFSEMGRRVWLLHCLAFSFDQQVSIFQVRKNSRFSEVYMESITDEIFSFAGGEFKVAFTVVPGFKIGQTVVQSQVYLSPVTPPSKH; from the coding sequence ATGGAATCTGTGAGACCAGCTCCGGCTCCTAGTAAAAGCAGGTTAGCTAAGACATTTCAGAGAGTAATCCATCGGAAAAACTCTTCAAAACCATTTTCCAGTAATGGGTTTTGCCTACTCATACCTCAAGAAAAGCTTAGGTGTTGTGAGTCGCAGCActttgataaagaagaaattgaaGAGTGTAAAGAACATACCAAAAACAGAGCTGTTATGGAGGCTTTTGTTGCTAAGCTTTTTGCTACAATTTCTTCTGTTAAAGCTGCGTATGCTGAGCTTCAGCTGGCTCAGTTCCCTTATGATAGTGAAGCTATTCAAGTTGCAGATCAAGCTGTGGTGGATGAACTCAAAGCTTTGTCTGAGCTTAAACATAGTTATATCAAAAAACAAATTGATTCTTCACCACCCCATGTAACTTTAATGCTTGCTGAGATTCAAGAACAGCAATCTGTCATGAAAACTTATGAAATCACCATGAAGAAAATGCAGGGAGAAATTGAATCTAAAGGGTACAACATATCTTCTCTACAAAAGGAGCTACAAGAAACCATTCACAACAATAGATCACTCGAAAGAAAGCTCAACGCCAGTGGATCATTCTCCATTCTTGACAATGTCAAATTTTCAGATGTAAATCCTAAAGATTTCATCATGGTTTTACACTACGCCATGAGATCTATCCGAAATTTTGTCAAGTTCTTGATTCGGGAAATGGAGTCTGCAAATTGGGACATTGATGCTGCTACGAAATCTATTCAAAATGGTGTCACTTTCCACAAGAGTAATCATAGGGCTTTTGCGTTTGAGTCTTTTGTTTGCAGAGAGATTTTCAGTGGGTTTAATGAGCCAACTTTTTCTGTTCAGAATGACGATTCTTTATTTGCCGGCGTGATCCAACGCCGGAATTTCTTCTTCGATCAGTTCAAGAAGTTGAAATCTGTGAATGTTACTCCTTTTCTCAAGCAGAACCCTTCTTCTCTGTTTGGGAAATTCTTGAAAGCCAAATACCTTCATTTAGTTCATCCAAAAATGGAGTTTTCCTTTTCCGGGAACTTAAACCAGAGGAAACTTGTAAACTCCGGCGAGTTCCCGGAAACagagttcttcaaagttttcagCGAGATGGGTCGGCGCGTGTGGCTTTTACATTGCTTAGCATTCTCTTTCGATCAACAAGTTAGCATTTTTCAAGTTCGGAAAAACTCCAGATTCTCAGAGGTCTACATGGAAAGCATCACAGACGAGATATTCTCCTTCGCCGGCGGCGAATTCAAGGTGGCGTTCACGGTGGTTCCCGGTTTTAAAATCGGTCAAACAGTAGTCCAAAGTCAGGTATACTTATCTCCGGTCACTCCTCCGTCCAAGCACTAA